In the Desulfitobacterium hafniense DCB-2 genome, GGCAGATTTTGCTCTGCCGGAGGCCCTCTTTTGTTGCTTGCCGGGCCGTTTATTGCAACAGCCCATTTTGCGCTTTTTGTCTAAGGTCTACAGCTTTTTTTGTTTGACTTCCTATTCCCCCGAGCGTCGTCACGACCGGGGTTTTGCCAGTTCTTACAATCTTCAGGCCCCAGCCCCCGGTCTCGGCTTTAGCGGCCTCTTAGACCTAATTCTGCCGGGAACTGCTGCAAAGCCGTTTGGGTTCTGCCCTGAATTCGTTATCAGTGCTCTCATTTTATACTACGAAAACTTGATGACATTTTAAGGGGGGCAGCTCAGCAAATTTTATCCAAAAATGCTCTCATTTTCATGGCAATCAGCAGGCCATTGCTTTACTTATCCAATCTTTCCGTTTGAACAGGAACAGGAGCAGCCACGCCGATAAAAACGAAGCGATCTTTACCGGTGTTCCTCATGCCATGAGTTTGTCCCGGTTCAGCGAGAACAGCCATACCTTTGGAAATGGGAACTTCTTTGCCGTCTCCGGCAAAGTACAGGCCTGACTCCCCTTCAAGGCAAATCCATACATCATCGGCATTGGGATGCATATGCAGGAATACTTCTTGACCTGGCTCCAGACACCACATGGCGGCGAGGGTTTTTTCCGATTGATAAACAACCACTTTTTGGGGTACGTCTGCGTTAAACTTAGTCAATTTGGTTAAATCATACAGTCTTTTTTCCACAGCAATCAACTCCTATATCATAATTTTTCCCTTCCGCTAGGATATGTACACACTTCCATGTATATTTTATCACATTCCCTTTCTTGTAAAAGGTCCCTTTGGATAACCTAAGCAAATTATTTTATAGAGATCTGATAGTGCAAGAAAGGGAGCTGCACCTTGATAACCTTTCGGTTGATAAAAGGAGCAGCTCCCTTGAAAAATTAGATGGAAATAATTTTATCAGGGTTAAAACGGTTAGCCGGGTC is a window encoding:
- a CDS encoding cupin domain-containing protein yields the protein MEKRLYDLTKLTKFNADVPQKVVVYQSEKTLAAMWCLEPGQEVFLHMHPNADDVWICLEGESGLYFAGDGKEVPISKGMAVLAEPGQTHGMRNTGKDRFVFIGVAAPVPVQTERLDK